One Candidatus Saccharimonadia bacterium genomic window, GGTCCGCTTAGTCCGTCCGTTTCCGCAGCGTGCTGTTTGGAAAGTTTTGTCTGGCATCGACTGGCTCGGGATGGCGGGGTTGCCTAGCAGCCTGTCGGACTTAGCGGGGTTGGGTAGAATCTTTGCATTGATTCGGCCTTTCTTCCTCACTGGGTGGCACGCTTTTGCGCAATTTCCGTACGATTGACCGCGAGACTGGATTCCTTCTGCCGCCGTCGGTGGATGACTGGCTTCCGGAGCGACATCTGGCGCGGTTCGTCGTTGAGGTAATTGACGGGCTTAACCTGTCGGCGATGAGCCGGAGCTATCGGGGCACGGGATCGGCGTCCTATCACCCAGCACTGCTGTTGGGCATTCTGGTTTACGGCTACGCCACAGGCGTGTTTTCCAGCCGGAAGCTGGAGCGTGCGACGTACGATTCGGTGGCGTTCCGCTTCATCGCGGCAAACGACCATCCCGATCACGACACGATCGCGACGTTTCGGCGGCGCTTTCTCAAGGAGATCGAAGGGCTGTTCGTGCAGGTGCTGGCACTGGCGCGCGAGATAGGGATGCTCAAGCTGGGCACGGTGGCGCTCGACGGCACGAAGATTCACGCCAATGCCAGCCGGCACAGTGCGCTTTCGTATGAGCACGCGGGCAAGATCGAGGCGCAATTGAAGGCCGAAGTGGCCGAGTTGCTGGCGCGGGCCGAAGCCGCGGATCACGCCGATGTTCCCGATGGCATGTCGATCCCAGACGAATTGGCGCGCCGCGAGAAGCGTTTAGCGAAGCTTGCGCAGGCCCGCGCCAAGATCGAAGCACGCGCCAAGGAGCGGTTTGAACGAGAGGCCGCCGAGCACAAAGCCAAGCTGGCGGCGCGGGAGGCGAAGGCCAAGGCCACGGGCAACAAGCCCACAGGCAAGCCGCCCCAGCCTCCGGTGGAAGGTGCGCGGCCAACGGATCAGATCAATCTGACTGACGAAGCGTCGCGCATCATGCCGGTAGCGGGCGGAGGGTTCGAGCAGTGCTACAACGCCCAGGCGGTGGTGGCGGCGGACAGCCTTCTGGTGATCGCCGCGCAGGTGGTCCAGGCGCCCAACGACAAGCAGCAGATCGAGCCGATGCTGGAGCGGATTGGTACCTTGCCCGAGGGCCTGGGCAAGCCGGAGACGTTGCTGGCGGACACCGGTTACTTCAGCGAAGCCAACGTGGCCCTCTGCGCTGCGGCGCAGATCGATCCGATGATTGCGCAGGGCCGCCAGTCGCATTATCCGCCCT contains:
- a CDS encoding IS1182 family transposase — translated: MRNFRTIDRETGFLLPPSVDDWLPERHLARFVVEVIDGLNLSAMSRSYRGTGSASYHPALLLGILVYGYATGVFSSRKLERATYDSVAFRFIAANDHPDHDTIATFRRRFLKEIEGLFVQVLALAREIGMLKLGTVALDGTKIHANASRHSALSYEHAGKIEAQLKAEVAELLARAEAADHADVPDGMSIPDELARREKRLAKLAQARAKIEARAKERFEREAAEHKAKLAAREAKAKATGNKPTGKPPQPPVEGARPTDQINLTDEASRIMPVAGGGFEQCYNAQAVVAADSLLVIAAQVVQAPNDKQQIEPMLERIGTLPEGLGKPETLLADTGYFSEANVALCAAAQIDPMIAQGRQSHYPPLSERFAKVPSAPENPTPLEAMSHRLQTPEGKKLYALRKQIPEPVFGIIKSVMGFRQFLLRGLDNVQGEWSLVTMAWNMKRMYALAAA